ACTGGGATTGCAAATTGCTTGGAGTTCAGGATTTAAAAATGTAATTGTTGAGTCGGAGTCCAAGATTGCTATCTCCTTGTTAGAAGAAACATCAGGAGAGAGTCAATATTGGAACCTAGTAGCAGAGATCAAGAACATGCTGAGGTGGCACTGGGAATGCAGGTTGGAGCATATATGGCGAGAAGGGAATGGATGTGCAGATCATTTGGCTAAGCTGGGAAGATGCATGAACTATGGCGTGACAAGGCTCAGGGACACGCCGTAGACAATTAAAAAGCACCTATTTCAGGATGTTTGTGGTGTGTCCTTGCCTCGTTCGATTAGTATGCATTGAGCCTATGGTTCTCCTTAGcaccttaaaaaaaattaataatcctTTATGGCTAACAGTGAAGGTAATTATCCTCCAAATCCTTCATGTTACAATTTTGGTTCTTGTACGTGCGAGGAATTTACCGGCTTGTGACTTCCAATATGGACAGCTAGGAGTTCTGCCACACGTACCTAGAAGGGGATGGGGCATAATCCTACGGACACCTACAATGCTTAAATCAGTAAAGCTTAGAACAGAAGGACGAGGGGCTGGAGCGGTTGTCAGACAACCGCTCATAAACTTTTTATGGCCAAGATGTGGTGGGCCCATCATCAACGGCCAAAACGAAATGGAACAAAATGGAGATGAGTGTAGAGGATTGTTGCTTTAATACAAGCTTAACTTTTAACTCCGTTTGGTCTAGCCGTTAAGGGtatgaaaaattcaaaatcaaaatttgaaaatcaactttTGGTACGATCGGCGGGATTTAAAACTCTTTCAACTTAAAAGATGTGGGAAGAAAATGGCGGTAGTGGGTTTTTCTCTGAACACAATACATTGTCGCTGTAGCTCCTTTTGTTCTTCTCCTTTCAACAAATTATTTCGCATAACATAAACATAAatttttgtcttcttttcttCCAACTCTTAAATAAACCATATCAAAACGGGCATCTTGTCTGAGGTGTGCACAAGATAATTGTAAAGATCCGCTGCAGCAACAATACACGCCGATTTAAGTAGTGGATGACTAAGATAGATATTCATCGAGTAACAAATGCATAGCCGAGACTTGTGAGCGGCTCATCTGAAATTTACTGCTTGGTGAACTCTGTCCAAGGTAAACGCTAATATTATATGTAATTTGATTGTAATAAATGTGTTATTTAGTGAAGcatgatttaaaaattataagaaGTATGTCATTATCCTTTTAGAGAGAATGGTTAACTTGTACAATAAAGATCCCgtacagaatttcaaaatataaatgagGATGTGTACAAATAAAATAACATAAGCGTAAAAATTACATAACAATGTGACCAACTTAAGTAACTACACAAACGGTATAGATGACAATGTATAGATTTTGAGAATTCTGTCAAACCTTACGCTATGTAAAAGTGTATGAGACATACATGCATTGGTTATGTTACAAGTTGATATAAAGGGTGTACACATTGTTATAAAGTGTGTACATATGATTGTAAAGTATGTAAATACTGATATTATACACAAATTGGTTATAATATTTGTTtgaaatgtatatattatatagtGAAATATGCTATGCAAATTATTAGAGTTATGTGATTATCTATTACAGAGAAGATACACatccataaaaattattttacaaaatgttgTAAGGTGTGTACACGTTGTTATAAAGTATGTACATATGTGAATACAAATAATTAAGTGCTTATGATgtgaataaagaaataaaaaataaatataattgttTGTCTTGAAAACAATAGCAAAAAATGCTTTTGTCGAATACAACACAATGGAGGAAGCGTTGTGTCCTAAGATTGGCATGGAGTTTCAGTCAGAAGATGAGGCATACAACTTCTACAATAGGTACGGATTAGGTGTTGGATTCAGTGTTCGGAAAGACTACTTGAATAAGGATAGAGACGGTGTAGTTACATCAAGAAGGTACACATGTTGCAAAGAAGGTTTTAAACCACGATACGAAGGAGATGTAAAACCAAAGAGAACTCGGGCTGAAACAAAAACCGGATGTGAAGCTAAAATGGGGATAATTTTGAACAGAGAAATAATGAAGTATCAGGTTCCAGATCTGGTAATCGAGCATAATCACACACTACACATTTCAGAATGTGCTCATATGATGCGTTCGCAAAGAAAAGTAAGTTTTTCTCAAGGAGCCCAAGCTGAAATTGCAAATGATGCAGGAATATCCTTGAAACAATCCCATGAACTCATGGGAAAAGAGGCAGGTGGATTAGGCAATATTGGCTACACTCGTGATAACTTAAAACACTATCTACGAACAAAAAGAGAGAGGGGATTAAAGTATGGTGAAGCTGGTGCAATGCTACGATACTTTGAAgaacaaaaattggaaaatccgTCATTCTTTCACGCAGAGCAGCTTGATTGTGAAGAAcaaattacaaatatattttgggcTGATGCATCAATGCTGATGGATTATACCTATTTTGGGGATGTGGTTACATTTGACACCACATATAAAACTAACAAGGAGTACAGACCATTGGGCGTGTTTGTGGGATTCAATCAATTTAGACAATTGGTTATTTTTGGAGCAACTCTATTGTACGATGAGACCATTGAATCATTCAAGTGGGTGTTCGGTACATTTGTAGAGGCAGTTTGTGGAAGGCACCCAAAAACCATTTTCACAGATCAGGATGCAGCCATGGCCGCTGCAATTTCAGCTGTTATGCCTTCAACATACCATGGTCTGTGCACTTTTCATATTAGAGTCAATTTCATGAAACACCTTGGGAACTATTACAAGGATGGTAGTAATCTCCCATATAGATTTGCTGAATGTATGTATGAGATAGAAGATAAAAATGAGTTTATCATGGCTTGGGATGCAATGCTAAAAGAACACAAGCTCGAAACAAATGAATGGTTGTGTGGCATTTATGCATGTCGAAAGAAATGGGCAAAATGCTTCATGAAAGGCGCATGGATTGCAGGTATGCGTAGCACCCAACTAAGTGAGAGTCTAAATGCTTCCATAAAAAATTATCTGAAACTTGATCATGACCTGGTTCAATTCTTTAAACATTTTAACCGAGTTGTGGATGAAAAAAGATATAATGAACTAAGAGCTGAGTATCACAGTCGACAGAAGCTGCCAATGTTGAGATTGCAACAGACTCCCGTACTGATCCAGGCAGCTTCTATATACTCTCCATGCATGTTTGTTGCATTCCAGAATGAATACGATGAATCCACTACAATGGTGATCTTGGACCAAAAGCATACTACAATGCATGTGGAATACAGTGTCAGTCACTATGATGGAGGAAGGGAGAGAAGAGTGATATTGAATCCAATAACTAAAGACATTACTTGTAGTTGTAATCTTTTTGAGCAGGAAGGAATCCTATGCTCACATGCTTTAAAGGTGTATGATATGGTTGGAACAAAGTTTATTCCTGATCAATATGTGACAAAGAGGTGGACAAAGAAGGCAAGGTCCGGAGGCAGCGTCGATTGCAAGGGTAGATAAATATCATCAGACCCGTCTCTCTCTATTTCCCATCGATATAGGCTATTAGCACCCGAAATGGTAAGACTTGTTACCAGGGCTGCCATGTCAGAAGCCGCTACAAAGTTAGTCAGTAGCGTAATGTCTGAATTGTCAAAGAGAGTCGAAATGCTATTTTCTGGAGAAATAGATGAAATAACACAGAATAGTGCATCAATGGATCTATGTAAGGAAATACAGGTGCAGAATGCAGCTGGCCACTTTGTGACTCCAACGGGTTTGAAGAAACGAAGTGGCAGAAAAACTAAGAAAGTATTGCGTAGTTAGGTGGACAGGTTTCATAGGCAAAAGAAGAACTCTAGATTGTCTGAGGCAAGCACTCCTGAGATGGTTAGTACCGAATCTTATTTTTGAACTTACATAATTACATCATTTCAATTGACTCTACTATCGTAAACCGACTGAGTTGTTGTATATTCTTCTCTTGTCAGTCATCAGAATCCTATCAACCTATCCAAAgtcaaacatcaagcaaatgtTTGTCATCGAATAATTCGGTAGTAGTAAGTAGTTATTTTTATACTTTACATAATGTGCATTATAGTTCACTGTTAGTTATTTAGGTGTtacaaattaatattttatttgtacaCATTGGTTATAAGGTGTACATATTAGTGATAGGATGTTCATcatatgttatttatttttgacaCAGTAATATCATATTTTGTACATATTAGTTGGTACACATTACAGAGATCTCTTAATTTAATAGCATTTATATGTTGTTGTTTTATGTGTACAAACTGATATATATGTTGTACGCATTGATTGATACCATGTACCACTGGTTACTTTGTTTTGAACTATGAATAATTTCATTCGGACACATGATTACACATTTGGataaaatttttcacacattattaatttatttgctcacatttattttttcaatcgtACAAGTTACAATTATTTATCACCCGTTGTTTAGTTTTGACATCGTGTTATTATTCTGGTACACGGTGTATATTAGTTGGTACACAGTATGGAGATCTCTTGATTTAATAACATTTACATTTTGTTGTTTGATGTGTACAAACTGATATATATGTTGTACGCATTGATTGATACCATGTACCACTGGttactttgttttgaaataTGAATAATTCCATTTGGACACATGATTACACATTTGGataaaatttttcacacattattaatttatttgctcacatttattttttcaatcgtACAAGTTACAATTATTTATCACCTGTTGTTTAGTTTTGACATCACGTTATTATTCTGGTACACGGTGTATATTAGTTGGTACACAGTATGGAGATCTCTTGATTTAATAACATTTACATTTTGTTGTTTGATGTGTACAAACTGATATATATGTTGTACGCATTGATTGATACCATGTACCACTGGttactttgttttgaaataTGAATAATTCCATTTGGACACATGATTACACATTTGGATAAAATTTTTCatacattattaatttatttgctcacatttattttttcaatcgtACAAGTTACAATTATTTATCACCTGTTGTTTAGTTTTGACATCACGTTATTATTCTGGTACATGGTGTATTTTATCTTGTACACTACAAACCATATCATTTGAAATCTATTGCATAGTTACTTCAGTCTAATGCATTGGTTATGTGTTTTATTCATAGTAGCCCATAAGTTTGTAGTATAACTTTACAATGTATTCATTTATGGTCACGTATGTactgaattttgatttttgtttagatTACTTTCAGTTGATTTTTGTTTACATATTGTTAATTCAGTTGAACATGTTGTTATAAATTATGTAAACATTTGCATCATAATTTTCGTACGACCTAACACCTTAAATTTTGGACACAATGTGTatttaatttttacaaattAGTTAGTTTGCTGTTATACACAGTGTTAGCATGACTTTGCAATTAATGTAATGTGCTACTCGTGATAGCAGTCATTCAGTGaatcaaattttggatcatccCCAGTTATTCACTCAGATATGCAGTCTGGTAAGATGGTAAGTCAGATATTGCACTTGTGTGAATAATCAAGATTTTGGACAAATTTACAGTATCTTATTCAGTACAATACTTAATGGTAGACCGGTGAAATTGGAATCACTCCTCAAATACTGAGTGCTCATAATATCCGTATTCAAGATCGTAACAATCTCCCACTTTTGCTTCCCAACGATCCTGTGAGTAAGACAAAGTACACAAGTTTCACCGAATTCTTAATGGTCAgtaattctttaaaaaattcattatttaTAGTTATTATTTAGAACTATTCTAACCTTGTTACAAGACTATTGTAGGGCATGCTTTTATGAACACTGAACTTTtgatttaaataatttattgcTTGTTTCAATGATTGCCAGACCCCCATTGTGGCCTCTGTGGAAAGGTCAAAGAACAGTATTCTCATGTAATTAAGCGACGAAGAAGTGCAACTACCTACGATATAATTGGGCAGAAGCTAATTGCCTTCCATGAATATGTATGCTAAGCTGATGTATCTTGTGACCCTTTTGGAACTGGATTGGAACAATGTAATACTAAAATGATTGTTTTACTTTTATATTAGATAGCAGTTTGAGAATTGCAATCAATGCAGAATAGTTTTACACCTTTTACTTCTATTCAATTGACTACAAGAAGTTATATATTCATCGTGGTGTCCCAACCCTGTCTGACGCAAACAAAAAATGAAGCATGTCCCAACAGTAATGAACTTTGCTCCCAACACAAAATTCTATATGTCCCACTAGTAGTAAAAACTTCATAACTAATGAACTTGCTCCCAACAGTAATCCCAAAAGGAGATAATTCTACACGACACAAGTACAAAATTCTACACAACACAACTCATAAATTACTAAATATTTGTCAATCATTTATTACAACTGGTTTTTTCGTCGGTGAGGGATATTAACAACTCAAGGATGGATTCGGCCCATTCGTTATGCTCGGCTGCAACCAACATAGACACATATTGCACTCGATACTTCCACATGTTATCCTATCAAGCATTGAAATAATCAGCACCACATGTTATACATTAGTCATCATAAAAATAATTGCTACCAAAAAATTTCTATAaatcaaaataatatatatacctCCGTAATGCGTATGCCTAATCTTCCATTCCAGTACTCCAGAAATTTCATTACGAACACACCACAATCATAGCTGAAACACCAGGTATACATTGTCGTGACAACCAGATTGTAGGACATACAAGTTTTACCTTACCATCCTAATAATATAACTTAGTATTTAGTTATATTTCAAGATAGAATATAAATAAACTCTTATTTACAGGACATATACCTATTGTGTGGAGACTGTTGAGGCACATCTGTGACTTGCAATACAAATCTCTCGAAATCCACCAACTTATCAAATTGTTTTGCCATTATTAAGCCCAAGGTTCGCATCTGCAACATAAAAATATACTTTTCCTGATTACACTTTCTCACTAGTTATATAATTTAAAGCCATGAAATAGATGCATTAAAAATTCAAGGTATAAATAGTGTTTAGATTTCACCAGTCGCCGTAAGATGTTAGTCTGTCGAACTCGTGATGAATCAACTCGTGAGTCAAGGAGATGAACAATGCTTTGTGCAATATCAATTGAGTATACAAACCAGTGACTTTTGTTCACCACCGGAACCAGTATCTGAAAATATAATGTGTTAGACTTTACAAATGCAACATATTTGATATAAAATAAAAGGTATTTGATCCAGCAGTTATAAGAGATTGATCACCATATCGGCATTTGCTAGACTTGACGCATTATCTGCTCTTATTTTGAACCATTTGTTCAGTTTCGAATATAGGACATCATCAGACTTTTTCTCAAATCGGTCTACACCTTGAATGGCAGCCTGCCCAACAAATCAATGAAATTGGATCGAAAGTCATACAATAGTTAGAAATTGCACGAGCAATTTATACTATTTAATAAACATTGGaatcaaattttctaataaactAACAATAAGTGAAACTGTATATGCATGGTGTTAGTTGGTGGTAAAAAAAAGTTGGTCATTATACTTACAACAACACATGGCTCGACAATGTACCGCTTAACCTTCATCAGTCTTTTACTCACATCATTATTCAATAACCTTGCATACATATCAACGACCTAAAAGAGAGGTGAGtataacaataaaatattttagcATTCCAAAAGGTGAGACTATCTCCACAATTACAGCAGTTAACTTagtcaaataaaataattttccttttctcgtGGCTTACCCTATCTGATACCCAATGCTTCTCCCGCAAGGATTGCATATCTCTTCGGTTAAGG
This portion of the Coffea arabica cultivar ET-39 chromosome 2e, Coffea Arabica ET-39 HiFi, whole genome shotgun sequence genome encodes:
- the LOC140036236 gene encoding protein FAR1-RELATED SEQUENCE 5-like, with amino-acid sequence MEEALCPKIGMEFQSEDEAYNFYNRYGLGVGFSVRKDYLNKDRDGVVTSRRYTCCKEGFKPRYEGDVKPKRTRAETKTGCEAKMGIILNREIMKYQVPDLVIEHNHTLHISECAHMMRSQRKVSFSQGAQAEIANDAGISLKQSHELMGKEAGGLGNIGYTRDNLKHYLRTKRERGLKYGEAGAMLRYFEEQKLENPSFFHAEQLDCEEQITNIFWADASMLMDYTYFGDVVTFDTTYKTNKEYRPLGVFVGFNQFRQLVIFGATLLYDETIESFKWVFGTFVEAVCGRHPKTIFTDQDAAMAAAISAVMPSTYHGLCTFHIRVNFMKHLGNYYKDGSNLPYRFAECMYEIEDKNEFIMAWDAMLKEHKLETNEWLCGIYACRKKWAKCFMKGAWIAGMRSTQLSESLNASIKNYLKLDHDLVQFFKHFNRVVDEKRYNELRAEYHSRQKLPMLRLQQTPVLIQAASIYSPCMFVAFQNEYDESTTMVILDQKHTTMHVEYSVSHYDGGRERRVILNPITKDITCSCNLFEQEGILCSHALKVYDMVGTKFIPDQYVTKRWTKKARSGGSVDCKGR